The following proteins are encoded in a genomic region of Hydra vulgaris chromosome 05, alternate assembly HydraT2T_AEP:
- the LOC136080565 gene encoding uncharacterized protein LOC136080565 isoform X2, whose product MIAMENPNRCGSSIAIENAMTKTVIFIPPVLQVEESLLSLGSHGNVDGIFHCLLIKVDVLGKKTYLARYFEFGSFTAFFENVAHAKLKQDLEIEEILPYCAFTIKDVEMEILLKNETFVYRTKSRLFELLSKSWFFVCQPSEKAEEWEKSLMLHRSNPKGNSSYGKLWTKILELPTLENQFSLLSDLPNHHKWMWDKLTKILRFEQKFSTSCRYFPGSPRNRILQALFYRNNSFDIIKSCLKNTFNIKEPVVYPSSKGDLAHKSSIAKKIRLSSLEGIVDNSDNSCCGNKFVSKNIDISNSSNEIHLVQHLGKKNSLYEYFCAELFSRGVISWRVRRPSLNICVMNNYNRESGNFQDKEFVHVKAETINSSNIYNCSCKTFSTIIYFQSDDVTNVNNCCHCRLLHQLLQMLDNPDFMPENNLINKKKLIESLCLTSNVFKLASKSGIERYSVVSDSCTFITVFELSKLLRKVVKCHDSLCQVSEGSTRQVNNLDKGFLCSHLKVFREHFYLVQNTTDWISNYQDEFTSVDELEDKAQLPKEKWEDVFDVKSGLWTFGLNAPSKKTVSCDQFSHKFSTDIVKRQSATNGYSFMPSTDLEICKCGAGWVSGSFSNGITEFCHKINMYTDREVVECDVYLRKCLSNNCTAYWDGWEDSVFCLSKSTGYAGYELGTGAGYELSTGAGYELGWEFVDFVLCKGTFSGFVNLYVNKYKRRSTSALPFMSTQTFIDWFFAWASHMHIDFRQKCQMCPEDQVISVLACDATKIGISFKNSFVKPIETAELNEIVQTSSRRFDRSFIYNSELSDPKQFSEARAHLKKICLLILSVENSDCIRFDADTLKLSSILMNYIPAECIPSFQLMVSESPVPHNLRWSYAKVFKILAADSSLDSLIPLRFTDEILLICEQLLSNVGGCELSVKFCYLLRCFSPELAKLVELSSNCNNTPSGDIVLLIQYCCNFVKKIHFVDVPPKIAEVIKDTYNPPRFGRAYYFEKHGCQIRKMRMFSVDKSSNNNLFDDIPSEICNKLFPQVSKKGVSFLFLWFCPMHGHCYGFHIIPGSEGRKDPHASLYTHCEIAPKNIFYDFACSLSEFCHNRESGFFRDTSFFHDVFHGYTHKCADVFRCNRLGSFYSINTSICEQFNSFFTKYQVFR is encoded by the exons ATGATAGCTATGGAGAATCCTAACAGGTGTGGTAGTAGCATTGCAATTGAAAATGCTATGACAAAAACTGTTATATTTATTCCACCAGTATTACAGGTTGAGGAATCTTTGCTATCTCTTGGTAGTCATGGGAATGTTGATGGTATTTTCCATTGCCttttaattaaagttgatgtgttaggaaaaaaaacatatttggcTAG ATATTTTGAGTTTGGCAGTTTCACTGCATTCTTTGAAAATGTTGCTCATGCTAAACTGAAACAAGATCTGGAAATTGAAGAAATTCTTCCATACTGTGCTTTCACTATTAAGGATGTTGAAATGgaaattttactcaaaaatgAAACCTTTGTATACAGAACCAAAAGTAGATTGTTTGAGTTATTATCTAAATCATG GTTTTTTGTTTGCCAACCTTCAGAAAAAGCTGAAGAGTGGGAAAAAAGTCTTATGCTTCACCGAAGTAATCCTAAAGGAAACTCAAGCTATGGAAAACTATGGACTAAAATATTAGAATTGCCGACATTAGAAAATCAATTTAGTCTTTTATCTGATCTTCCCAACCATCATAAATGGATGTGGgataaacttacaaaaatattgaGATTTGAGCAAAAGTTTTCAACTTCCTGTCGGTATTTTCCAGGATCACCTAGAAATAGAATTCTTCAGGCATTATTTTACCGAAATAATTCTTTTGACATAATTAagtcatgtttaaaaaatacttttaacataaaagagCCAGTCGTTTATCCATCAAGTAAAGGAGACCTAGCTCATAAATCATCAATTGCAAAAAAGATTAGGTTGTCTTCTTTAGAGGGCATTGTTGACAat TCTGATAATTCATGTTGTGGGAATaagtttgtttcaaaaaatattgacatcTCTAATTCAAGTAATGAG attcaTTTAGTTCAGCATTTAGGCAAAAAAAACAGCCTCTATGAGTACTTTTGTGCTGAACTTTTCAGTCGTGGTGTTATTAGTTGGCGTGTTCGTAGACCATCTCTTAATATTTGTGTCATGAATAATTACAATCGGGAGAGTGGTAATTTTCAA gataaagaatttgttcatgtaaaagCAGAAACCATCAATTCTTCTAATATTTATAACTGCTCGTGTAAAACTTTttcaactattatttattttcaatcagATGATGTGACTAATGTCAATAATTGTTGCCATTGTCGAttattacatcagttacttcAAATGCTAGATAACCCAGATTTTATgccagaaaataatttaataaacaagaaaaaactgATAGAGAGTTTATGTCTaacatcaaatgtttttaagttaGCCTCAAAATCTGGCATAGAAAgatattcagtagtttctgaTTCGTGCACATTTATTACAGTTTTTGAACTCAGTAAATTGTTGAGAAAAGTTGTAAAATGTCATGATTCGTTATGTCAAGTATCTGAAGGATCTACTCGACAAGTTAACAATCTAGACAAAGGTTTTTTGTGTTCTCATCTAAAAGTTTTTAGGGAGCATTTTTATCTTGTTCAAAACACTACTGATTGGATAAGTAATTACCAAGATGAATTTACATCAGTAGATGAGTTAGAAGATAAAGCTCAATTACCAAAAGAAAAg tggGAAGATGTGTTTGATGTAAAATCTGGTTTGTGGACATTTGGACTTAATGCACCTAGTAAAAAGACAGTTTCCTGTGATCAGTTTAGTCATAAATTTAGCACTGATATTGTAAAAAGACAGTCTGCTACAAATGGGTATTCTTTTATGCCTTCTACAGACCTTGAAATCTGTAAATGTGgt gCTGGGTGGGTATCTGGATCTTTTTCAAATGGAATTACTGAGTTTTGtcataaaataaacatgtacACTGATCGTGAAGTTGTTGAGTGTGATGTTTATTTACGCAaatgtttatcaaataattGTACTGCTTATTGGGATGGATGGGAAGAttctgttttttgtttgtctAAATCAACTGGTTATGCTGGTTATGAATTAGGTACTGGTGCTGGTTATGAATTATCAACTGGTGCTGGTTATGAATTAG GCTGGGAATTTGTTGATTTTGTCTTATGCAAAGGAACATTTAGtggttttgttaatttatatgttaacaaatataagcGTAGAAGTACATCTGCTCTGCCATTCATGTCAACGCAAACATTTATTGATTGGTTTTTTGCTTGGGCCTCCCACATGCACATTGATTTTAGACAAAAATGTCAAATGTGTCCAGAAGATCAAGTTATATCAGTTCTAGCTTGTGATGCAACTAAAATTGGAATTAGTTTCAAAAATTCCTTTGTTAAACCTATTGAAACAGCTGAACTTAATGAGATTGTTCAAACATCATCACGACGATTTGAtaggtcatttatatataattctgaATTATCAGATCCTAAACAATTTTCAGAAGCCAGAGCACATCTTAAAAAGATATGTCTTCTTATTCTTTCAGTTGAAAATTCTGATTGTATAAGGTTTGATGCTGATACTTTAAAATTAAGCTCTATACTTATGAATTATATTCCTGCTGAATGTATACCATCATTTCAGCTGATGGTTTCAGAATCACCAGTACCACATAATTTGCGGTGGTCCTatgctaaagtttttaaaatactagcTGCTGATAGCTCTCTTGACAGTTTAATTCCATTACGTTTCACTGATGAAATACTTCTCATATGTGAACAACTTTTATCAAATGTAGGTGGTTGTGAACTTTCAGTAAAGTTTTGTTATCTGCTGCGTTGTTTTTCTCCTGAGTTAGCGAAATTGGTAGAATTATCCTCTAACTGCAATAATACACCTTCTGgagatattgttttattaatccaatattgttgtaattttgttaaaaaaattcattttgttgATGTGCCACCAAAAATTGCTGAAGTCATTAAAGATACTTATAACCCACCAAGATTTGGGAGAgcttattattttgaaaaacatggaTGTCAAATCAGAAAAATGAGAATGTTTTCTGTTGATAAAAGTTCTAACAATAACTTGTTTGATGATATTCCTTCtgaaatttgtaataaattatttcctCAAGTCTCAAAAAAAGGtgtatcttttctttttttatggttttgtcCTATGCATGGCCATTGCTATGGCTTTCATATAATACCAGGATCAGAAGGAAGAAAAGACCCACATGCTTCTTTGTATACCCATTGTGAAATAgctcctaaaaatattttttatgattttgcaTGCAGTTTATCAGAATTCTGCCACAACCGTGAATCAGGTTTTTTTAGAGATACTTCTTTTTTCCATGATGTGTTTCATGGTTATACACATAAATGTGCTGATGTTTTTCGCTGCAATCGCTTGGGtagtttttattcaataaatacTTCTATATGCGAGCagttcaatagtttttttacaaaatatcaaGTCTTCCGCTAA
- the LOC136080565 gene encoding uncharacterized protein LOC136080565 isoform X1 — translation MIAMENPNRCGSSIAIENAMTKTVIFIPPVLQVEESLLSLGSHGNVDGIFHCLLIKVDVLGKKTYLARYFEFGSFTAFFENVAHAKLKQDLEIEEILPYCAFTIKDVEMEILLKNETFVYRTKNDKSHIHKSRSFNRLIYDCKGGLNESLKNLITALDKNILCICYQLITVCLFKYQLWEVDNQENKKFFVCQPSEKAEEWEKSLMLHRSNPKGNSSYGKLWTKILELPTLENQFSLLSDLPNHHKWMWDKLTKILRFEQKFSTSCRYFPGSPRNRILQALFYRNNSFDIIKSCLKNTFNIKEPVVYPSSKGDLAHKSSIAKKIRLSSLEGIVDNSDNSCCGNKFVSKNIDISNSSNEIHLVQHLGKKNSLYEYFCAELFSRGVISWRVRRPSLNICVMNNYNRESGNFQDKEFVHVKAETINSSNIYNCSCKTFSTIIYFQSDDVTNVNNCCHCRLLHQLLQMLDNPDFMPENNLINKKKLIESLCLTSNVFKLASKSGIERYSVVSDSCTFITVFELSKLLRKVVKCHDSLCQVSEGSTRQVNNLDKGFLCSHLKVFREHFYLVQNTTDWISNYQDEFTSVDELEDKAQLPKEKWEDVFDVKSGLWTFGLNAPSKKTVSCDQFSHKFSTDIVKRQSATNGYSFMPSTDLEICKCGAGWVSGSFSNGITEFCHKINMYTDREVVECDVYLRKCLSNNCTAYWDGWEDSVFCLSKSTGYAGYELGTGAGYELSTGAGYELGWEFVDFVLCKGTFSGFVNLYVNKYKRRSTSALPFMSTQTFIDWFFAWASHMHIDFRQKCQMCPEDQVISVLACDATKIGISFKNSFVKPIETAELNEIVQTSSRRFDRSFIYNSELSDPKQFSEARAHLKKICLLILSVENSDCIRFDADTLKLSSILMNYIPAECIPSFQLMVSESPVPHNLRWSYAKVFKILAADSSLDSLIPLRFTDEILLICEQLLSNVGGCELSVKFCYLLRCFSPELAKLVELSSNCNNTPSGDIVLLIQYCCNFVKKIHFVDVPPKIAEVIKDTYNPPRFGRAYYFEKHGCQIRKMRMFSVDKSSNNNLFDDIPSEICNKLFPQVSKKGVSFLFLWFCPMHGHCYGFHIIPGSEGRKDPHASLYTHCEIAPKNIFYDFACSLSEFCHNRESGFFRDTSFFHDVFHGYTHKCADVFRCNRLGSFYSINTSICEQFNSFFTKYQVFR, via the exons ATGATAGCTATGGAGAATCCTAACAGGTGTGGTAGTAGCATTGCAATTGAAAATGCTATGACAAAAACTGTTATATTTATTCCACCAGTATTACAGGTTGAGGAATCTTTGCTATCTCTTGGTAGTCATGGGAATGTTGATGGTATTTTCCATTGCCttttaattaaagttgatgtgttaggaaaaaaaacatatttggcTAG ATATTTTGAGTTTGGCAGTTTCACTGCATTCTTTGAAAATGTTGCTCATGCTAAACTGAAACAAGATCTGGAAATTGAAGAAATTCTTCCATACTGTGCTTTCACTATTAAGGATGTTGAAATGgaaattttactcaaaaatgAAACCTTTGTATACAGAACCAAAA atgataaAAGTCATATTCACAAAAGTAGAAGTTTTAATCGTTTAATATATGATTGCAAGGGTGGgttaaatgaaagtttaaaaaatttaataactgcgttggataaaaatatattatgcaTTTGTTATCAGTTAATTACTGTTTGTCTTTTTAAATACCAATTATGGGAAGTTGAtaatcaagaaaacaaaaa GTTTTTTGTTTGCCAACCTTCAGAAAAAGCTGAAGAGTGGGAAAAAAGTCTTATGCTTCACCGAAGTAATCCTAAAGGAAACTCAAGCTATGGAAAACTATGGACTAAAATATTAGAATTGCCGACATTAGAAAATCAATTTAGTCTTTTATCTGATCTTCCCAACCATCATAAATGGATGTGGgataaacttacaaaaatattgaGATTTGAGCAAAAGTTTTCAACTTCCTGTCGGTATTTTCCAGGATCACCTAGAAATAGAATTCTTCAGGCATTATTTTACCGAAATAATTCTTTTGACATAATTAagtcatgtttaaaaaatacttttaacataaaagagCCAGTCGTTTATCCATCAAGTAAAGGAGACCTAGCTCATAAATCATCAATTGCAAAAAAGATTAGGTTGTCTTCTTTAGAGGGCATTGTTGACAat TCTGATAATTCATGTTGTGGGAATaagtttgtttcaaaaaatattgacatcTCTAATTCAAGTAATGAG attcaTTTAGTTCAGCATTTAGGCAAAAAAAACAGCCTCTATGAGTACTTTTGTGCTGAACTTTTCAGTCGTGGTGTTATTAGTTGGCGTGTTCGTAGACCATCTCTTAATATTTGTGTCATGAATAATTACAATCGGGAGAGTGGTAATTTTCAA gataaagaatttgttcatgtaaaagCAGAAACCATCAATTCTTCTAATATTTATAACTGCTCGTGTAAAACTTTttcaactattatttattttcaatcagATGATGTGACTAATGTCAATAATTGTTGCCATTGTCGAttattacatcagttacttcAAATGCTAGATAACCCAGATTTTATgccagaaaataatttaataaacaagaaaaaactgATAGAGAGTTTATGTCTaacatcaaatgtttttaagttaGCCTCAAAATCTGGCATAGAAAgatattcagtagtttctgaTTCGTGCACATTTATTACAGTTTTTGAACTCAGTAAATTGTTGAGAAAAGTTGTAAAATGTCATGATTCGTTATGTCAAGTATCTGAAGGATCTACTCGACAAGTTAACAATCTAGACAAAGGTTTTTTGTGTTCTCATCTAAAAGTTTTTAGGGAGCATTTTTATCTTGTTCAAAACACTACTGATTGGATAAGTAATTACCAAGATGAATTTACATCAGTAGATGAGTTAGAAGATAAAGCTCAATTACCAAAAGAAAAg tggGAAGATGTGTTTGATGTAAAATCTGGTTTGTGGACATTTGGACTTAATGCACCTAGTAAAAAGACAGTTTCCTGTGATCAGTTTAGTCATAAATTTAGCACTGATATTGTAAAAAGACAGTCTGCTACAAATGGGTATTCTTTTATGCCTTCTACAGACCTTGAAATCTGTAAATGTGgt gCTGGGTGGGTATCTGGATCTTTTTCAAATGGAATTACTGAGTTTTGtcataaaataaacatgtacACTGATCGTGAAGTTGTTGAGTGTGATGTTTATTTACGCAaatgtttatcaaataattGTACTGCTTATTGGGATGGATGGGAAGAttctgttttttgtttgtctAAATCAACTGGTTATGCTGGTTATGAATTAGGTACTGGTGCTGGTTATGAATTATCAACTGGTGCTGGTTATGAATTAG GCTGGGAATTTGTTGATTTTGTCTTATGCAAAGGAACATTTAGtggttttgttaatttatatgttaacaaatataagcGTAGAAGTACATCTGCTCTGCCATTCATGTCAACGCAAACATTTATTGATTGGTTTTTTGCTTGGGCCTCCCACATGCACATTGATTTTAGACAAAAATGTCAAATGTGTCCAGAAGATCAAGTTATATCAGTTCTAGCTTGTGATGCAACTAAAATTGGAATTAGTTTCAAAAATTCCTTTGTTAAACCTATTGAAACAGCTGAACTTAATGAGATTGTTCAAACATCATCACGACGATTTGAtaggtcatttatatataattctgaATTATCAGATCCTAAACAATTTTCAGAAGCCAGAGCACATCTTAAAAAGATATGTCTTCTTATTCTTTCAGTTGAAAATTCTGATTGTATAAGGTTTGATGCTGATACTTTAAAATTAAGCTCTATACTTATGAATTATATTCCTGCTGAATGTATACCATCATTTCAGCTGATGGTTTCAGAATCACCAGTACCACATAATTTGCGGTGGTCCTatgctaaagtttttaaaatactagcTGCTGATAGCTCTCTTGACAGTTTAATTCCATTACGTTTCACTGATGAAATACTTCTCATATGTGAACAACTTTTATCAAATGTAGGTGGTTGTGAACTTTCAGTAAAGTTTTGTTATCTGCTGCGTTGTTTTTCTCCTGAGTTAGCGAAATTGGTAGAATTATCCTCTAACTGCAATAATACACCTTCTGgagatattgttttattaatccaatattgttgtaattttgttaaaaaaattcattttgttgATGTGCCACCAAAAATTGCTGAAGTCATTAAAGATACTTATAACCCACCAAGATTTGGGAGAgcttattattttgaaaaacatggaTGTCAAATCAGAAAAATGAGAATGTTTTCTGTTGATAAAAGTTCTAACAATAACTTGTTTGATGATATTCCTTCtgaaatttgtaataaattatttcctCAAGTCTCAAAAAAAGGtgtatcttttctttttttatggttttgtcCTATGCATGGCCATTGCTATGGCTTTCATATAATACCAGGATCAGAAGGAAGAAAAGACCCACATGCTTCTTTGTATACCCATTGTGAAATAgctcctaaaaatattttttatgattttgcaTGCAGTTTATCAGAATTCTGCCACAACCGTGAATCAGGTTTTTTTAGAGATACTTCTTTTTTCCATGATGTGTTTCATGGTTATACACATAAATGTGCTGATGTTTTTCGCTGCAATCGCTTGGGtagtttttattcaataaatacTTCTATATGCGAGCagttcaatagtttttttacaaaatatcaaGTCTTCCGCTAA
- the LOC136080565 gene encoding uncharacterized protein LOC136080565 isoform X3, which translates to MEILLKNETFVYRTKNDKSHIHKSRSFNRLIYDCKGGLNESLKNLITALDKNILCICYQLITVCLFKYQLWEVDNQENKKFFVCQPSEKAEEWEKSLMLHRSNPKGNSSYGKLWTKILELPTLENQFSLLSDLPNHHKWMWDKLTKILRFEQKFSTSCRYFPGSPRNRILQALFYRNNSFDIIKSCLKNTFNIKEPVVYPSSKGDLAHKSSIAKKIRLSSLEGIVDNSDNSCCGNKFVSKNIDISNSSNEIHLVQHLGKKNSLYEYFCAELFSRGVISWRVRRPSLNICVMNNYNRESGNFQDKEFVHVKAETINSSNIYNCSCKTFSTIIYFQSDDVTNVNNCCHCRLLHQLLQMLDNPDFMPENNLINKKKLIESLCLTSNVFKLASKSGIERYSVVSDSCTFITVFELSKLLRKVVKCHDSLCQVSEGSTRQVNNLDKGFLCSHLKVFREHFYLVQNTTDWISNYQDEFTSVDELEDKAQLPKEKWEDVFDVKSGLWTFGLNAPSKKTVSCDQFSHKFSTDIVKRQSATNGYSFMPSTDLEICKCGAGWVSGSFSNGITEFCHKINMYTDREVVECDVYLRKCLSNNCTAYWDGWEDSVFCLSKSTGYAGYELGTGAGYELSTGAGYELGWEFVDFVLCKGTFSGFVNLYVNKYKRRSTSALPFMSTQTFIDWFFAWASHMHIDFRQKCQMCPEDQVISVLACDATKIGISFKNSFVKPIETAELNEIVQTSSRRFDRSFIYNSELSDPKQFSEARAHLKKICLLILSVENSDCIRFDADTLKLSSILMNYIPAECIPSFQLMVSESPVPHNLRWSYAKVFKILAADSSLDSLIPLRFTDEILLICEQLLSNVGGCELSVKFCYLLRCFSPELAKLVELSSNCNNTPSGDIVLLIQYCCNFVKKIHFVDVPPKIAEVIKDTYNPPRFGRAYYFEKHGCQIRKMRMFSVDKSSNNNLFDDIPSEICNKLFPQVSKKGVSFLFLWFCPMHGHCYGFHIIPGSEGRKDPHASLYTHCEIAPKNIFYDFACSLSEFCHNRESGFFRDTSFFHDVFHGYTHKCADVFRCNRLGSFYSINTSICEQFNSFFTKYQVFR; encoded by the exons ATGgaaattttactcaaaaatgAAACCTTTGTATACAGAACCAAAA atgataaAAGTCATATTCACAAAAGTAGAAGTTTTAATCGTTTAATATATGATTGCAAGGGTGGgttaaatgaaagtttaaaaaatttaataactgcgttggataaaaatatattatgcaTTTGTTATCAGTTAATTACTGTTTGTCTTTTTAAATACCAATTATGGGAAGTTGAtaatcaagaaaacaaaaa GTTTTTTGTTTGCCAACCTTCAGAAAAAGCTGAAGAGTGGGAAAAAAGTCTTATGCTTCACCGAAGTAATCCTAAAGGAAACTCAAGCTATGGAAAACTATGGACTAAAATATTAGAATTGCCGACATTAGAAAATCAATTTAGTCTTTTATCTGATCTTCCCAACCATCATAAATGGATGTGGgataaacttacaaaaatattgaGATTTGAGCAAAAGTTTTCAACTTCCTGTCGGTATTTTCCAGGATCACCTAGAAATAGAATTCTTCAGGCATTATTTTACCGAAATAATTCTTTTGACATAATTAagtcatgtttaaaaaatacttttaacataaaagagCCAGTCGTTTATCCATCAAGTAAAGGAGACCTAGCTCATAAATCATCAATTGCAAAAAAGATTAGGTTGTCTTCTTTAGAGGGCATTGTTGACAat TCTGATAATTCATGTTGTGGGAATaagtttgtttcaaaaaatattgacatcTCTAATTCAAGTAATGAG attcaTTTAGTTCAGCATTTAGGCAAAAAAAACAGCCTCTATGAGTACTTTTGTGCTGAACTTTTCAGTCGTGGTGTTATTAGTTGGCGTGTTCGTAGACCATCTCTTAATATTTGTGTCATGAATAATTACAATCGGGAGAGTGGTAATTTTCAA gataaagaatttgttcatgtaaaagCAGAAACCATCAATTCTTCTAATATTTATAACTGCTCGTGTAAAACTTTttcaactattatttattttcaatcagATGATGTGACTAATGTCAATAATTGTTGCCATTGTCGAttattacatcagttacttcAAATGCTAGATAACCCAGATTTTATgccagaaaataatttaataaacaagaaaaaactgATAGAGAGTTTATGTCTaacatcaaatgtttttaagttaGCCTCAAAATCTGGCATAGAAAgatattcagtagtttctgaTTCGTGCACATTTATTACAGTTTTTGAACTCAGTAAATTGTTGAGAAAAGTTGTAAAATGTCATGATTCGTTATGTCAAGTATCTGAAGGATCTACTCGACAAGTTAACAATCTAGACAAAGGTTTTTTGTGTTCTCATCTAAAAGTTTTTAGGGAGCATTTTTATCTTGTTCAAAACACTACTGATTGGATAAGTAATTACCAAGATGAATTTACATCAGTAGATGAGTTAGAAGATAAAGCTCAATTACCAAAAGAAAAg tggGAAGATGTGTTTGATGTAAAATCTGGTTTGTGGACATTTGGACTTAATGCACCTAGTAAAAAGACAGTTTCCTGTGATCAGTTTAGTCATAAATTTAGCACTGATATTGTAAAAAGACAGTCTGCTACAAATGGGTATTCTTTTATGCCTTCTACAGACCTTGAAATCTGTAAATGTGgt gCTGGGTGGGTATCTGGATCTTTTTCAAATGGAATTACTGAGTTTTGtcataaaataaacatgtacACTGATCGTGAAGTTGTTGAGTGTGATGTTTATTTACGCAaatgtttatcaaataattGTACTGCTTATTGGGATGGATGGGAAGAttctgttttttgtttgtctAAATCAACTGGTTATGCTGGTTATGAATTAGGTACTGGTGCTGGTTATGAATTATCAACTGGTGCTGGTTATGAATTAG GCTGGGAATTTGTTGATTTTGTCTTATGCAAAGGAACATTTAGtggttttgttaatttatatgttaacaaatataagcGTAGAAGTACATCTGCTCTGCCATTCATGTCAACGCAAACATTTATTGATTGGTTTTTTGCTTGGGCCTCCCACATGCACATTGATTTTAGACAAAAATGTCAAATGTGTCCAGAAGATCAAGTTATATCAGTTCTAGCTTGTGATGCAACTAAAATTGGAATTAGTTTCAAAAATTCCTTTGTTAAACCTATTGAAACAGCTGAACTTAATGAGATTGTTCAAACATCATCACGACGATTTGAtaggtcatttatatataattctgaATTATCAGATCCTAAACAATTTTCAGAAGCCAGAGCACATCTTAAAAAGATATGTCTTCTTATTCTTTCAGTTGAAAATTCTGATTGTATAAGGTTTGATGCTGATACTTTAAAATTAAGCTCTATACTTATGAATTATATTCCTGCTGAATGTATACCATCATTTCAGCTGATGGTTTCAGAATCACCAGTACCACATAATTTGCGGTGGTCCTatgctaaagtttttaaaatactagcTGCTGATAGCTCTCTTGACAGTTTAATTCCATTACGTTTCACTGATGAAATACTTCTCATATGTGAACAACTTTTATCAAATGTAGGTGGTTGTGAACTTTCAGTAAAGTTTTGTTATCTGCTGCGTTGTTTTTCTCCTGAGTTAGCGAAATTGGTAGAATTATCCTCTAACTGCAATAATACACCTTCTGgagatattgttttattaatccaatattgttgtaattttgttaaaaaaattcattttgttgATGTGCCACCAAAAATTGCTGAAGTCATTAAAGATACTTATAACCCACCAAGATTTGGGAGAgcttattattttgaaaaacatggaTGTCAAATCAGAAAAATGAGAATGTTTTCTGTTGATAAAAGTTCTAACAATAACTTGTTTGATGATATTCCTTCtgaaatttgtaataaattatttcctCAAGTCTCAAAAAAAGGtgtatcttttctttttttatggttttgtcCTATGCATGGCCATTGCTATGGCTTTCATATAATACCAGGATCAGAAGGAAGAAAAGACCCACATGCTTCTTTGTATACCCATTGTGAAATAgctcctaaaaatattttttatgattttgcaTGCAGTTTATCAGAATTCTGCCACAACCGTGAATCAGGTTTTTTTAGAGATACTTCTTTTTTCCATGATGTGTTTCATGGTTATACACATAAATGTGCTGATGTTTTTCGCTGCAATCGCTTGGGtagtttttattcaataaatacTTCTATATGCGAGCagttcaatagtttttttacaaaatatcaaGTCTTCCGCTAA